The following are encoded together in the Bradyrhizobium genosp. L genome:
- a CDS encoding M48 family metallopeptidase, with protein sequence MAAYGLYTHIASNKFRSMLLLGGLFLLIYVLVYAGALVAEVMIDSGRTVDYYLRHASRDLVSAFPWATIAAAAWIVIAYFFHQNMIDAVTGGESVTRQQEPRLYNLLENLCISRGIPMPKLKVMDSPALNAFATGLNPRQYSVTVTTGLLNALDDQEIEAVLGHELTHIKNGDVQLMVIAVIIAGVVGFFGELFFRLFTNLSWNSGGWSSSSSSSSSSSSSSDRDSKSSGGGAFIVVIIAVVLIMVAWLLSQVVKLALSRSREFLADAGSVELTKNPDAMISALRKIENRGELEGATSAVMELCVDNPREGFADLFATHPSIKSRVDALVKYAGGRDPGPLALPDATTDEPSALPPAAGDQPPPVAHGPWGDTPPANQPPPLPGTSPTQGPLGPLQGPWGRHV encoded by the coding sequence ATGGCCGCCTACGGTCTCTATACGCATATCGCATCGAACAAGTTTCGTTCGATGCTGCTGCTCGGCGGGCTGTTCCTGCTGATCTACGTGCTGGTCTATGCCGGCGCGCTGGTCGCGGAGGTGATGATCGATAGCGGCCGCACGGTCGACTATTATCTGCGCCACGCCTCGCGCGACCTGGTCTCCGCCTTCCCCTGGGCGACGATCGCAGCGGCAGCCTGGATCGTGATCGCCTATTTCTTCCACCAGAACATGATCGACGCCGTCACCGGCGGCGAGAGCGTGACGCGGCAGCAGGAGCCGCGGCTGTACAATCTGCTGGAGAACCTCTGCATCTCGCGCGGCATCCCGATGCCGAAGCTGAAGGTGATGGACAGCCCGGCGCTGAACGCGTTCGCGACCGGCCTCAACCCAAGGCAATATTCGGTCACCGTCACCACCGGGCTCCTGAACGCGCTTGATGACCAGGAGATCGAGGCCGTGCTCGGCCACGAGCTCACCCATATCAAGAACGGCGACGTGCAGCTGATGGTGATCGCCGTGATCATCGCCGGCGTGGTCGGCTTCTTCGGCGAGCTGTTCTTCCGCCTGTTCACAAATCTGTCGTGGAACTCAGGCGGCTGGTCGTCCTCGTCTTCATCCTCCTCGTCTTCGTCGTCATCATCGGACCGCGACAGCAAGAGCTCCGGCGGCGGCGCCTTCATCGTCGTCATCATCGCGGTCGTGCTGATCATGGTGGCCTGGTTGCTGTCGCAGGTGGTCAAGCTGGCGCTGTCGCGCTCGCGCGAATTCTTGGCCGATGCCGGCTCGGTCGAGCTGACCAAGAACCCCGATGCGATGATCTCGGCGCTGCGCAAGATCGAGAACCGCGGCGAGCTGGAGGGCGCAACCTCGGCAGTGATGGAACTCTGCGTCGACAATCCGCGCGAGGGCTTTGCGGACCTGTTCGCGACCCATCCGTCGATCAAGTCGCGGGTCGATGCGCTGGTGAAATATGCCGGCGGACGCGATCCCGGGCCGCTGGCGCTGCCCGATGCGACCACGGACGAGCCGTCTGCACTGCCGCCCGCCGCTGGCGACCAGCCTCCGCCGGTTGCGCATGGCCCGTGGGGCGACACGCCGCCTGCAAACCAACCGCCGCCGCTGCCGGGCACGAGCCCGACGCAGGGACCGCTCGGTCCGCTGCAAGGGCCATGGGGCCGGCACGTCTAA
- a CDS encoding LemA family protein encodes MSTSWIVIGVIVLLVLFAFSAYNRLVALGQRVSQAFADIDVQLKQRHDLIPNLVETVKGYAAHERGTLDDVIKARNSAMSAQGPAQVSAAENQLSGALGRLIALSEAYPDLKANANFQQLASELSDLENKIAASRRFFNNAVQEYNTGIQQMPAALFAGMFGFTRKDFFDLGASRAEVEAAPSVKF; translated from the coding sequence ATGTCGACCAGCTGGATCGTTATCGGCGTCATCGTCCTTCTCGTGCTGTTCGCGTTCAGCGCCTACAACCGGCTCGTCGCGCTTGGCCAGCGAGTCAGCCAGGCCTTTGCCGACATCGACGTACAGCTCAAGCAGCGTCATGATCTGATCCCGAACCTGGTCGAGACCGTAAAGGGCTACGCCGCGCACGAGCGCGGCACGCTGGACGATGTGATCAAGGCGCGCAATTCGGCGATGTCGGCGCAGGGGCCCGCGCAGGTGTCGGCGGCGGAGAACCAGCTGTCCGGCGCGCTCGGCCGGCTGATTGCGCTGTCGGAGGCCTATCCGGACCTCAAGGCGAACGCCAATTTCCAGCAGCTGGCCTCGGAGCTCTCCGACCTCGAGAACAAGATCGCCGCCAGCCGCCGCTTCTTCAACAACGCGGTGCAGGAGTACAACACCGGCATCCAGCAGATGCCGGCCGCGTTGTTCGCTGGCATGTTCGGCTTCACCCGCAAGGACTTCTTCGACCTCGGCGCCAGCCGCGCGGAAGTCGAGGCCGCGCCGAGCGTGAAGTTCTGA
- a CDS encoding small ribosomal subunit Rsm22 family protein: MTSPDLPAELRAALNAKIDGLSRSDAASRAAVISQTYREGGGSGTIRTETDALAYALARMPATYAAVVASLNALTKIRPDFAPSSLLDVGAGPGTATWAAAQAFSSLQRFTLLDANSALRTLATALFRDSTRLGDTTYDLGQARALLDKAGPADLVIASYMIGELGDAERMALAESLWSRTTDTLLVVEPGTPAGYARIISLRARLIAAGAHVAAPCPHDGACPLLAPDWCHFSQRLQRSRAHKQVKGAELPFEDERFAYVALSRAPQAARPSRVLAQPDDGKVEIAAKLCTPEGVAVTKVPRRAKADYALARRWRWGDAI, from the coding sequence ATGACCTCACCCGACCTTCCCGCAGAACTGCGCGCCGCCCTCAACGCCAAGATTGATGGCTTGTCCCGCAGTGACGCCGCAAGCCGCGCTGCGGTGATCTCGCAAACCTATCGCGAAGGCGGCGGCTCCGGCACGATCAGGACCGAAACCGACGCACTGGCCTACGCGCTGGCGCGGATGCCCGCCACATATGCGGCCGTTGTCGCGAGCCTGAATGCGCTGACGAAGATCCGGCCGGACTTCGCGCCATCAAGCCTGCTCGACGTCGGCGCCGGCCCGGGAACCGCAACCTGGGCCGCAGCGCAGGCCTTCTCTTCGCTGCAGCGCTTCACCCTGCTCGATGCCAACAGCGCGCTGCGAACGCTGGCAACGGCGCTGTTTCGCGACAGCACGCGGCTGGGCGACACCACTTACGACCTCGGCCAGGCCCGCGCCTTGCTCGACAAGGCCGGGCCCGCCGATCTCGTCATCGCGAGCTACATGATCGGCGAACTCGGCGATGCCGAACGTATGGCACTGGCCGAGTCCCTCTGGTCCAGAACCACGGACACGCTGCTGGTCGTCGAGCCCGGCACGCCTGCGGGCTATGCGCGCATCATCTCACTCCGCGCACGACTGATCGCAGCCGGCGCTCATGTCGCGGCCCCCTGCCCTCACGATGGCGCCTGCCCGCTGCTCGCGCCCGACTGGTGTCATTTCTCGCAGCGCCTGCAGCGCTCGCGTGCGCACAAGCAGGTCAAGGGCGCCGAACTGCCGTTCGAGGACGAGCGCTTCGCCTATGTCGCACTGAGCCGCGCGCCGCAAGCGGCGCGACCATCCCGCGTGCTCGCGCAGCCCGACGACGGCAAGGTCGAGATTGCGGCCAAGCTCTGCACGCCGGAGGGCGTTGCCGTCACAAAAGTGCCGCGTCGCGCCAAGGCCGACTACGCCCTCGCCCGCCGCTGGCGCTGGGGCGATGCGATCTAG